The Microplitis demolitor isolate Queensland-Clemson2020A chromosome 8, iyMicDemo2.1a, whole genome shotgun sequence genome has a segment encoding these proteins:
- the LOC103572353 gene encoding cytoplasmic dynein 1 intermediate chain isoform X4, translating to MMSDRKAELERKKAKLQAIREEKERRRREKEQKDVEEATVRAAGTDKDHRKELDAMLSSLGVAPVSDVLSSLSSMNSLASDQSANATPDASIQPSSITSPQSGAIKKKSNRELTVVSVAHTNIPPKEPVVYSKQTQTAQTTQTSHDGYFETDWWRPRKGGSAPNYLSHAFDYYVLTYDDGQAEDEENSLPHIDGFQSKLPPGILPHGLPQVKEVLPAVTQDEQQKEPEKPREIRELSEEEKQMIILSEDFQRFLDKTSRLVERALAESVDIYTDYTGTLDGEDGMDEKSHQRLWLNRSFFCDRWSRNRCVTSMDWSPQFPELLVASYNSNEDAPNDPDGICLVWNTKFKKTTPEFIFHCQSAVMSTTFARFHPNLILGGTYAGQIVLWDNRVQKRTPIQRTPLSASAHTHPVYCLNVVGTQNAHNLISISTDGKMCSWSLDMLSMPQESLDLQAKQSKPIAVTSLAFPYGDVNNFIIGSEDGTVYSACRHGIRAGVTETYEGHQGPVTGVSAHAVQGGIDFSHLFLTSSIDWTIKLWSLKENKPLYSFEHNGDYVYDVAWSPTHPALFAAVDDSGRLDLWNLNQDTEVPAASVVVDGCPALNRVSWTPSGLHVTVGDDSGKIWVYDVAENLAHPRGDEWNKFLYTQQDLKNNKADDELDKLNLNSGPSSLTSLSSMSSVPIR from the exons atgatgtcGGATCGCAAAGCAGAGTTGGAAAGGAAGAAAGCAAAGCTACAGGCGATCAGAGAGGAAAAGGAACGACGTCGCAGAGAAAAGGAGCAAAAAgat GTTGAAGAAGCTACGGTACGAGCAGCTGGTACTGATAAAGACCATCGTAAAGAACTGGATGCCATGCTTTCATCTCTGGGAGTTGCTCCAGTATctg aTGTGCTGTCTAGTCTTTCGAGTATGAACTCATTAGCTTCAGATCAAAGTGCCAATGCAACTCCTGATGCTAGTATTCAACCATCAAGTATCACTTCTCCACAGAG tgGGGCAATTAAGAAGAAATCAAATCGGGAATTAACAGTAGTATCAGTTGCCCACACAAACATTCCGCCAAAAGAGCCAGTAGTTTACAGCAAACAAACGCAGACAGCGCAAACGACACAGACCTCCCACGACG GATACTTTGAGACTGACTGGTGGCGTCCCAGGAAAGGTGGGTCTGCACCAAACTACCTAT CTCATGCATTCGACTATTACG TTTTGACATATGATGATGGCCAAGCCGAGGATGAGGAGAACAGCCTGCCGCATATCGACGGTTTTCAAAGCAAACTACCGCCCGGTATCCTGCCTCATGGTCTACCACAAGTCAAGGAAGTATTGCCAGCGGTAACTCAAGACGAACAGCAAAAGGAACCTGAGAAACCTAGAGAaa TTCGTGAATTAAGTGAAGAAGAAAAACAGATGATAATATTGTCGGAAGATTTTCAACGTTTTCTTGATAAAACAAGTCGATTAGTTGAACGTGCACTTGCTGAATCTGTTGATATTTATACTGACTACACTGGTACTTTAGATGGTGAAGATGGAAT GGATGAGAAAAGTCATCAGCGTTTGTGGTTGAATCGTTCATTTTTCTGCGATCGTTGGTCACGAAACCGTTGTGTCACTTCCATGGACTGGTCGCCACAATTTCCTGAACTGCTGGTGGCTTCTTACAACAGCAATGAAGACGCGCCAAATGATCCCGATGGAATATGTCTAGTTTGGAATACCAAATTCAAAAAGACAACACCtgagtttatttttcactGTCAGTCGGCAGTCATGTCAACAACTTTCGCAAGATTTCATCCGAATCTTATCCTCGGCGGTACTTATGCTGGTCAAATTGTCTTATGGGACAACAGGGTGCAGAAACGTACCCCCATACAGCGGACACCACTTTCTGCTAGCGCTCATACg caCCCAGTTTACTGTCTGAATGTCGTGGGTACACAAAATGCCCACAATTTAATAAGTATTTCAACGGATGGTAAAATGTGCTCATGGAGTCTTGATATGCTGTCGATGCCACAAGAATCATTAGACCTTCAGGCCAAACAGTCTAAGCCTATCGCTGTTACCAGTTTGGCATTTCCATACGGTgacgttaataattttattatcggCAGCGAAGATGGCACCGTTTATTCAG CTTGCCGTCACGGAATAAGAGCCGGTGTAACAGAAACATATGAAGGCCATCAAGGCCCGGTAACGGGAGTAAGCGCACACGCGGTACAAGGTGGCATTGACTTCTCACATCTGTTCCTTACCTCGTCCATTGACTGGACAATAAAACTGTGGAGCTTGAAAGAAAACAAACCACTGTACTCATTCGAGCACAACGGCGATTACGTTTATGACGTCGCTTGGTCACCGACTCACCCCGCGCTCTTTGCGGCGGTCGACGATTCCGGGAGATTGGACTTGTGGAACCTTAATCAGGACACCGAGGTACCGGCAGCAAGTGTCGTCGTCGATGGATGTCCTGCACTGAATCGCGTCTCTTGGACTCCCAGCGGGCTGCATGTTACTGTTGGAGACGACTCTGGTAAAATCTGGGTCTACGATGTAGCTGAAAATTTGGCACATCCCCGCGGCGATGAATGGAATAAATTCTTGTACACTCAGCAAGATTTGAAGAACAACAAAGCTGATGATGAGCTGGACAAACTTAATTTGAATTCTGGGCCCTCTAGTTTAACCTCTCTGTCATCGATGTCCTCAGTACCCATCAGATAA
- the LOC103572353 gene encoding cytoplasmic dynein 1 intermediate chain isoform X10 gives MMSDRKAELERKKAKLQAIREEKERRRREKEQKDVEEATVRAAGTDKDHRKELDAMLSSLGVAPVSDVLSSLSSMNSLASDQSANATPDASIQPSSITSPQSGAIKKKSNRELTVVSVAHTNIPPKEPVVYSKQTQTAQTTQTSHDAHAFDYYVLTYDDGQAEDEENSLPHIDGFQSKLPPGILPHGLPQVKEVLPAVTQDEQQKEPEKPREIRELSEEEKQMIILSEDFQRFLDKTSRLVERALAESVDIYTDYTGTLDGEDGMDEKSHQRLWLNRSFFCDRWSRNRCVTSMDWSPQFPELLVASYNSNEDAPNDPDGICLVWNTKFKKTTPEFIFHCQSAVMSTTFARFHPNLILGGTYAGQIVLWDNRVQKRTPIQRTPLSASAHTHPVYCLNVVGTQNAHNLISISTDGKMCSWSLDMLSMPQESLDLQAKQSKPIAVTSLAFPYGDVNNFIIGSEDGTVYSACRHGIRAGVTETYEGHQGPVTGVSAHAVQGGIDFSHLFLTSSIDWTIKLWSLKENKPLYSFEHNGDYVYDVAWSPTHPALFAAVDDSGRLDLWNLNQDTEVPAASVVVDGCPALNRVSWTPSGLHVTVGDDSGKIWVYDVAENLAHPRGDEWNKFLYTQQDLKNNKADDELDKLNLNSGPSSLTSLSSMSSVPIR, from the exons atgatgtcGGATCGCAAAGCAGAGTTGGAAAGGAAGAAAGCAAAGCTACAGGCGATCAGAGAGGAAAAGGAACGACGTCGCAGAGAAAAGGAGCAAAAAgat GTTGAAGAAGCTACGGTACGAGCAGCTGGTACTGATAAAGACCATCGTAAAGAACTGGATGCCATGCTTTCATCTCTGGGAGTTGCTCCAGTATctg aTGTGCTGTCTAGTCTTTCGAGTATGAACTCATTAGCTTCAGATCAAAGTGCCAATGCAACTCCTGATGCTAGTATTCAACCATCAAGTATCACTTCTCCACAGAG tgGGGCAATTAAGAAGAAATCAAATCGGGAATTAACAGTAGTATCAGTTGCCCACACAAACATTCCGCCAAAAGAGCCAGTAGTTTACAGCAAACAAACGCAGACAGCGCAAACGACACAGACCTCCCACGACG CTCATGCATTCGACTATTACG TTTTGACATATGATGATGGCCAAGCCGAGGATGAGGAGAACAGCCTGCCGCATATCGACGGTTTTCAAAGCAAACTACCGCCCGGTATCCTGCCTCATGGTCTACCACAAGTCAAGGAAGTATTGCCAGCGGTAACTCAAGACGAACAGCAAAAGGAACCTGAGAAACCTAGAGAaa TTCGTGAATTAAGTGAAGAAGAAAAACAGATGATAATATTGTCGGAAGATTTTCAACGTTTTCTTGATAAAACAAGTCGATTAGTTGAACGTGCACTTGCTGAATCTGTTGATATTTATACTGACTACACTGGTACTTTAGATGGTGAAGATGGAAT GGATGAGAAAAGTCATCAGCGTTTGTGGTTGAATCGTTCATTTTTCTGCGATCGTTGGTCACGAAACCGTTGTGTCACTTCCATGGACTGGTCGCCACAATTTCCTGAACTGCTGGTGGCTTCTTACAACAGCAATGAAGACGCGCCAAATGATCCCGATGGAATATGTCTAGTTTGGAATACCAAATTCAAAAAGACAACACCtgagtttatttttcactGTCAGTCGGCAGTCATGTCAACAACTTTCGCAAGATTTCATCCGAATCTTATCCTCGGCGGTACTTATGCTGGTCAAATTGTCTTATGGGACAACAGGGTGCAGAAACGTACCCCCATACAGCGGACACCACTTTCTGCTAGCGCTCATACg caCCCAGTTTACTGTCTGAATGTCGTGGGTACACAAAATGCCCACAATTTAATAAGTATTTCAACGGATGGTAAAATGTGCTCATGGAGTCTTGATATGCTGTCGATGCCACAAGAATCATTAGACCTTCAGGCCAAACAGTCTAAGCCTATCGCTGTTACCAGTTTGGCATTTCCATACGGTgacgttaataattttattatcggCAGCGAAGATGGCACCGTTTATTCAG CTTGCCGTCACGGAATAAGAGCCGGTGTAACAGAAACATATGAAGGCCATCAAGGCCCGGTAACGGGAGTAAGCGCACACGCGGTACAAGGTGGCATTGACTTCTCACATCTGTTCCTTACCTCGTCCATTGACTGGACAATAAAACTGTGGAGCTTGAAAGAAAACAAACCACTGTACTCATTCGAGCACAACGGCGATTACGTTTATGACGTCGCTTGGTCACCGACTCACCCCGCGCTCTTTGCGGCGGTCGACGATTCCGGGAGATTGGACTTGTGGAACCTTAATCAGGACACCGAGGTACCGGCAGCAAGTGTCGTCGTCGATGGATGTCCTGCACTGAATCGCGTCTCTTGGACTCCCAGCGGGCTGCATGTTACTGTTGGAGACGACTCTGGTAAAATCTGGGTCTACGATGTAGCTGAAAATTTGGCACATCCCCGCGGCGATGAATGGAATAAATTCTTGTACACTCAGCAAGATTTGAAGAACAACAAAGCTGATGATGAGCTGGACAAACTTAATTTGAATTCTGGGCCCTCTAGTTTAACCTCTCTGTCATCGATGTCCTCAGTACCCATCAGATAA